CTGCATGTTGCCTCGCCTTTTACTCTGGTCATGTTAATAAGTATATGATAATTGTCATTTGTTGGCCAGAAATGATTTAATAAGCATACGATTGCTTGAGGAACATATGTAGAAAGAGACGTCAGAAATTTTCACACTCCACAAGGAAAGCGATGTATCAACTGCTTTGCTGCCTTACAATCCCAAGACCGCATGAGCAATTTACTCACATGCTGAAAGTCATAAAGACTGATTTATCTTTTCCTGAAAAGCTGCAAATAAGTGGATATACATGCATATGCTAGTCCAGTGTAACTATTTGTTGTAGTATAATGTCTTGAACTCCCCCCCCCCTAACAAACCCACCCAACCAACAACAAACACCAAAACATAAATGTTTAGTAGTTGTCTAGCCAACAACTATGCGTGCAAAATGGAAATTCGACTGCTGATTCTTGTTTTCTCAGTTCATCGGAACACCTTGGATATGTAATTATGTAAATAGATTGCTAGCATAGCTGTTATAAGTGGAATTGATAGTGTGTGAATAGTGAAGTGCCTTCCAATGACTCTTTATGGGCATGAGAGCAAGTACTCTTAAGCTTTCAAATCATGTTCAACTTCACCTTTTGCCTAGTAGTTGCCATATTTGTAAGTAGTGCCAAGATTTGGTGTCCAGGCCCCTCTTGCTGGACCATTTACAGTTAAATTGATTATTATGGTTGCAATACATATATTAAGATACATCTTCTTTATCCCCTTGACTACTGTCTATGATTGAAATTTCATTACATTTGAACTATACTCACTGAACACGATTTGTGACATTTGAGTGAAGATATACCAGTAACTTATGCAAGAAAAGAGGATCGGTTTGGGGTAAGCGAAAAAAATAATCTTTCGAATAGCCattgatttttattttccctgccattttttccttttgcacAAACAATTGTTAGAATAGGGGAGTTCAGTTAAAATAAGGTTGGCATAGGAGAATCAAAAGTTGGGGGAAGGGGCTGTTTAAGTAAAACATAATTGTTAGGATAGCCATTCTTTTTTGGATTTTGGTTTTTTCTCTTCTAAACTTTTTTGCCAAAAACTGTTAGAATATTAAGGATGATTTAATTCAAGGTTGGCACATTCAAAATGGATCAAaggggtgtttaagtgcaaatataatttttagaatatctTAGTTTCAtaaattttggtattttatcTTCTAAATCTTTTTCCAATAATTATTAGGGTGGTTAGGGTAACTAAATATAATGTTGGCATATAAGGACTTTAAAAAAATTCGAGTGTAGGAAAGGGAGTTTAAGtgcaaagtaaaaaataaaaacttatgtAAGAAACCAGTAGAAGCAAGGGTAAAATGTACCAGTGGCCCTCAAACTATtataaaatttaacttttggcCCTCTAATTGTTAACTAATAAGTTTTAACCCTCCaactaattaaaatatataattttggtCAATCCGTCAACTTGAGTGGTTATCTCTAACAGAGCTGTAGGATTCATGAGATAAGCAAAATGCTTCAATGGCCCTCAAATTGTTACAAAATTCAACTTTTTGGCTCCAACTTATAAGTTTTAACCTTTCAACTAATTAAAATGCATAATTCTAACATTTCCGTTGACTTATTATATCCAACAGAAACATCTATTGATGAAGAATCAGAAATGTGACCAGCCAACCTATTATTTGATAAATCAAGAAGGTTTAGGTGCTGTAATGTAAAGCTGAgaattgattatttgagagatttagtaaattcaattttgaaaaggaaCCAAGGCTTATGGAATATTCCGAAAAAATGAATTGTGTGCTAGAATAACACCGAAAAATGAGTTAAATTCCAATAAATGCAatattgtgtttggattgtgatgatttgagataaaataatttgcttcacaaatcttaattacctttttatcttcttaatcacctttttatttcatatacatcatatcacaaaaattactgcagtaattatctcaaataaatcatacaaataaactcctatccaaacaaactctttAAGTTGCCTATCCTTGCTGGAATTTGTTTGCTTAGGCTTTTGAGTTTTCAAttaattttgctcaagttcagcAATTGGAATTTTGGTAAATTAGTTTGAGTCAAATGGGGGTAAAACAATTTTACCCTAACACGTCCTGTTAAGACAAAAATGCCCCTCGATTATGCCCTTGTCGCACACATGGTGATGTTTCTATTTAACATAATGACTCAAGTTGATGGAAGGATTTGGATTATACGCTTTATTTAGTTTGAGGAAGGGGTAAAATTTATTAGTTAATAGTCAGAGGGCCAAAAATTGAACTGTAGAATAGTTTGAGGGCCACTACTACACACATCGTGCTATTTCTATTAAATACAACGACTCAAGTTGACGaatatgttttaattagttCGAGAGCTACAATTTATCAATTAATGGTTGGAGGGTTAAAAGTTTAATTTTGTGATAGTTTGAGGGCCACTTGAACATTTTGACCTAGAAGTAATAAATCCAATAAATCAAAGCCCAAAATCAGACAATTAGAAATGAAAGAAACCCCCAATCAAAGAAAGAAGGCCTGAAACGAAAAGAGAGGAAACCGTGCATATTTTTGGATCACAGATATATGATATCAATTTTCAACTGGATTCTGCTCCTTTTTTGCTCATTAGTCATCGCAACATTCATGTGCTGGTTTGTGTGTCAACTTTAGTTTTGGTCTTAAATGATTGCTAGCTTATGGTTTTCTCCATTTTCTAAATCTTCTTGTATTAAAGAAGTTCCATGGTATAGAATTTCACAATTACAGAATAGAGAAGATGCCAAGAGCCTTTAAGGTATGTTAAAAGCGATATGACCAAGTGCCTTTCACAAGTTATATGGTATAGAATATCACAATTTTCACTATTAAACATCGAACCAGAAAAGAGCATGGAGAACATTTTACAAACAGATTTTGATGGATGATAAAGTATAAACACTATCAAacatcaaaccagaaaaaagCATGGAGAACATTTTACAAATAGATTGTCATGGATAATGTTGGATTGATAGAATGAATGACTGCGCTTGCCCCTGCAATGACAGAGTAACACAGCTGCATTAAGTTCAAACCAAATAATCTGGAAGCTCCAGAAATTGCTATAATGAACATGAATTATGATATCATCGAACTGATTCAACGTATGCACAGATGAAGAAGGGACAGGAGTAATTTTATAGCTAACCTGATGAGTGGAATGATCACTCCAAATCAAGAAGACAATGAATGCATCATTCTTCATCATTGTCTAGTGCGGGAAAAGGCAATACTACTTCAGTTGAATGAAGAGGCATACATATCACCCAACAAAAAAGGTCATCTAGCTTCTCTGATTTGTCATTTTGATCAGTTCGAGCAATTCACCTGTTAAAATGGAAAATAGATCACGAAACAACATTAAAGAAGGAAAAAGCTTTAGGTAAATTTGCTTCCTTTAGAATGTTGCTAAGTGAAGAATAAAAATGTTTGTGCCTCAGCAAAATATTAGTGAAGAAAGACACATGTTTTCAGATATTTAAAACTATTTCTAGATCTCAATGTCAATGAAACATGCTTTTCATATTAACAATGTCATGCAAATTATAAAGGTCAAGCAACTTACACTCTGCTGTGTTACTCTTACTTAGATGCACAAATTGGGAACAGAAAAGTGTTTCCTCAGTGGTAAGCGGAAATCTCGTCTGCTTCTGAGGGGATTTACTCTGCTTTTGGGGAAATCATAACAATCTTTAATAACGATCTTTAGATTCTCATTTCCCATATCCATCTGTTCTTGCTGAATTTGCTTTACTGAATTTACAACACTCACATGACACCATTTCACTTCAATCATTTCAAGAGTCTCACATTCCCCTAAACAAGAAGGGACCTTCTCCAGGTACGTGCACGAGTGCACCACCAATTTCTCTAGACGGGAAAAACTATCAGAAGATGCAGTCCAGTTGCTAATGCCCAATTTTAGCAATTCCAAGACTCGGAGGTTAGGGAACTCCCTTTCACTACCCATTCTTCCCCATCAAAGGAGTAATTGAGTAATTTAAGCACTTCAAGATTGGGCAGCTTTccaatttttgaaatttcagtCCATGGTTGACTCATCCATGAGAGCaccaacttcttcaaattcagCGGGAATTTAAATCCATATCCCCTAAGACGAATCAAACGTAGTGATTCTAGTTGACTCAAACAGTCAAACTGAAGAATCTCATCGCAATTTTTGGTAGCTTTACATGGGTTTAACCGTCCTGCACATTTTAGCCTGCGGATGCTTGGTAACTTTGTCAGTAGCTTTTGCAAGCTTTTAGAAGAGGAATCAATTGCAAGGTTTAAAGTATTTAAATGATCTAAATCTGGGTATACTTCAAGATTTCCAACTCGAAAAATAAAACCATGAGTATAATTTTTAGTCCCATGTGGCTCAATACTTAGATTACTCAAGGTCTTAATGTTCCATATAGTATCCGGCAGCACAATCTCAAGATACGGCCCATTTACGGTAAGAGTTTCTAACCTTGAGAGGTTGTCTATGGCAGATGGGATGGATCTTGTTTTACAAAGCGCCAGATGTCTCAAGCGAACAAGCAATAAAACTTCCATCGGAAATGATTCATAAAATTTCAAATCCCCCAAATCCAGCACTCTAAGAAGTTTAGGCAACAAAATCCCCAAATCCTCCTCTTTTGGTTCCCAATAATTATCTCCAAACAAGAGCAAAGAGCGCAAATTGGGAAAAATTAGCATTAACTCCCAAATCTTCAATTCCCTGGTATTGTGAACATAAACTCGGTGGTGGTTGCTTGGTCCAGTAAGACTAAAAGGGTCTTTCTGACTATCAATGATATGCAGAAAACTTTCTTCGTTGGCTTTTTCCACACAAAACTCGTGTACCAAATCATGAATTTGGCAAGCTTGAACACCACCCCTAGTTCTTTGTCTGGAAACCAGAACTAAACTTCTATTAATTAGAGACATCAAGTGGTCGTAAGCCACTTCTTCTAAACTCTTTCCTTCAGTCTGCTGCACAAATCCTTCAGAGATCCAACGCCATAACAACCTTCGAACATTAATAACCTCATCTTCTTTAAATGAACCAAAGTATAGAAGGCATGGCTTCAAATAATCTGGTAAATGGCCATAACTCAACTCAAGTGTCTTCATGCAGTATTCATTGTCAAGGACACTAGAACTCAGACATTTTGCAACATCTTCCCAACAATCTTGTGCAGTATTAGCAAGAATTCCAGCAGCAAGGACAATTGTGAGGGGTAAGCCTCTACAAGATTTTGCTATTTGAGATCCAACTTCACTTAGTGTTGGAGGACAACTTTCTTTGTCAAATAACTTTTTCTGCAGCAATGCCCAACTCTCTTCAGCAGTAAGTTGGCGGAGATGGTAAGGTTTGATATCAGGTTTGGATTGTAGAGACAAGTTCTGAAATCTGCTGGTGAAGAGAATCCTGCTTCCATTGACATCATTCGGcaacaatttttccaacaaattcCATGCCTCAACGTCCCACAAGTCGTCCAAAACAAGGAGATACCTAGTTCTCAGTAAAACTTGCTTTAGCTGCAGAGTTAAAGCATTTTCACCCATCTTAAGAAATTCATCAGGGCTCTTTGAAAAAATACTACACAAAAGCTGAACTAATAATATGCGAGTGCTATATGTTTGAGAAACAACACACCAGCCACAAACATGGAAATGTGACCTAACTGAAGGAGCAGTATAAACTTTAGTGGCTAATGTGGTCTTGCCTAGCCCAGGCATTCCCACGATGGGAACAACATCCAACTGCTTTGATCCTCTCGTAAGTCGATGAGTGATAGTTTCCACCGCATCATCAAGGTCCACCAGATCTTCATTGTGTGTCGCGGCAGTAAGTTGTGTTGGTATCTGAATGGAAGTCTTGTTAACTCTCTGGGTTTGACCATTTTGAATCTCCCGGGCCTTAATCTTCAGATGATTGACATCATTAGCAACAGCAACCAGAGAATCTTGGCAATTATCACCAACAAGTGTTGAGTCAATCAGTAACTCTACCTTGTAATAGCCTCCATAACATGACTCCAGAAAGCTTGAAGTTTTCCATTATGATAGCGCTGATCCTTGATATTCTCCAGGAAAGATCTCAAGAATATGAGATCTTCCAGGACCATTTGGAATCTATCCAATAGGAAAACATTTGAATCATCAGCCTCATTACTCTTTCCTAGCTCCTTGAGATTTTCTAGGAAAAAATCCATACAGCCCAACTCATTGCATCTAGGATAATTAAGTGATGAACATGGTGATGTTAGTGGATAATTGTGTGCAACCTCTGCCATCAAATACTTGAGAACTCTGTGCAAATGAAACAGCCCAATTTTTGTGTTCTTGGGCAACCCTTCTTTGATTTCATTGACAGAAAGGGAGAAGATCAAAATTCCTGCATCACAGACTACAACTCCAATAAGATCCTTTATTTTATCACCTAGTGTCTCCTCCCGTTTAAGAAGGATACTCAGATACTTTATTCCCTGGTAGAGTTTTTGCATTTGACCCTTCACTAGAACCTGAAAGCTAGCATAAGATCCTAGTATAACCATAAGATAATCCAGGAGAGAATTAACAAACTCGACAACCACTGAATGCTCATTCTCCTCAAGGACTAAAGCGTTTAATGATCTTGATTGTTTCTTTGAGGCTGCCAGGACATGGATATAAATTTCTCGGGCTTGGGGATCAAGGGGATTTATCTTCTTGTGTATCATCTGATGTATTTCAAAGGCCATTTGATTGATTGTATCAACACGTACAGAAGTTGCAGTCAGTCTATCGCTGTCAAACTGACATACAGAAATCAGGTGTGCAGCCACAACTGCAACGTGATTCAAGAGATCTATCAATTGCTCACGCTCAACACGTCGCACTATAGCAAAGCCAATGAGATTCCTTAAGGGCATTAGCTTCCGTCTAATGGGTTCCATGTGACGTCCAAATAACTGACACTCCAAAGTCTCTAAAAGGGACTGAATAAGATCCATAGCTAGTCGTGGATCTTCCGGTGAGTAATAGTTGAAGAAGATGATGGAGCATGATTTCTTGATATCTGTCTCAAGAAACAATAGGATGTTTTCTAGGGATCTGGTTAGCGCACTATGTAGGATGTCAAGATCTGACTCACCAGAATGTTTGTATAGAAGATAAGCAGACTGAAGATCATGAATCATCTTGATTATCACATCTTGAATTCTGAAGCAAATGCTACTACATCTCAAACTTTCAGATGTAATATTACCCTTGTCCTCTTGATCATGCTCTGAAAGCGCTTCATGGTTCCTCTTCCAACACTTATTGACATGCAGGAAAAGGGTTTTCAATAGTCTTACATTTATCCTCAGGTACTTGATGAATCTGCCAATGCTGGGACGGATATAGTGGGACACCTCAAGCTCAGCAAGATAAGCAAACTCGACAAGACAATCAAAAGCAAGATCAAAGCAACAAGTGCTATTGCCGGAGGAGATGTGATACGAGTGCTGGTAATCATCTAAAGCAAAATCAAAGCAGCCGTTGTTACTTGTAGAGGGGATGTCCATTATGATATCCTTTTTTCACTCTGATATCAGATTCCTATCTGGTTTAGCAACTGGATAAAATTAATTCAGGATCTGCAACTTTCTTATCTAACAATAGCTAACAAACAACAGGCTGgactctttctcttttttttttttaaatagtacTTTTTGTGTAAATATTGTAATAGCATATCTTGTTCACAGAAGATATTGTGCAGCAGAACTGTTGAAGCAATTAAAAGTTAAATAGTGCCACACAAAGAGCATGACCGAGAGGAAAGTTTCATTTTTGTCCCTTGAAAATAAGCTATCATTTATTAGTGGCCATGCATGCATCTATCAATTTGGTCGCTTTCATTTTGTTTAGGGAAAATTATaattttggtccccaatcttttcaatttttgcgcTAAAGTGGACAATTGATGGAATCTCTTCAATTTCAATTGGAACTAAGTCACATGAGATCACGTGCCGGCACCTAAAAcccctttttcaattttttaatttctaaaacaagttttaaaatattttcAGCTTTCTCTTGCCTTTTGTCTTATTAAACAAAGACATGAAAGGGGTAATCTCACAATCCAAATTACTCCTCTTGTTGGCCGCGGCCTTCAAATCCCCAGAACCCACAGCATGAGTAAGAAGCTCAGCTTGGCCTCCAAGTCCAAGTCTCGTTCTTGCCTCCATTAGTAATGGAGATAATCTGCAATCAACGCCAGAGACGGATCCAGTTCAACTCTCCTGCACAAACAACAGGAGCAGCAGCAACAGTACTACTTCATAAGCAGGCAAGCAAACAAGCAGCCGAGAGAGAAGAGCGGATGATAATAATTGGAAATCAAATGGATTATACGGACCAAATCATCAAAGAGATTATACTGGTAAGTATATTCTTTCCCTATTAGCCATTCTTCACCATTGAAATGGAATGAGTATTCAATTGAACCACTAGTATATTATTGGTAGGTCATGCTTACAGCCGGAACAAACACTTCATCGGTGACTATAGAATGGGCCTTGTCTCTTTTGCTCAACCATCCCG
The genomic region above belongs to Coffea arabica cultivar ET-39 chromosome 7c, Coffea Arabica ET-39 HiFi, whole genome shotgun sequence and contains:
- the LOC113699913 gene encoding putative late blight resistance protein homolog R1A-10 produces the protein MEARTRLGLGGQAELLTHAVGSGDLKAAANKRSNLDYDYQHSYHISSGNSTCCFDLAFDCLVEFAYLAELEVSHYIRPSIGRFIKYLRINVRLLKTLFLHVNKCWKRNHEALSEHDQEDKGNITSESLRCSSICFRIQDVIIKMIHDLQSAYLLYKHSGESDLDILHSALTRSLENILLFLETDIKKSCSIIFFNYYSPEDPRLAMDLIQSLLETLECQLFGRHMEPIRRKLMPLRNLIGFAIVRRVEREQLIDLLNHVAVVAAHLISVCQFDSDRLTATSVRVDTINQMAFEIHQMIHKKINPLDPQAREIYIHVLAASKKQSRSLNALVLEENEHSVVVEFVNSLLDYLMVILGSYASFQVLVKGQMQKLYQGIKYLSILLKREETLGDKIKDLIGVVVCDAGILIFSLSVNEIKEGLPKNTKIGLFHLHRVLKYLMAEVAHNYPLTSPCSSLNYPRCNELGCMDFFLENLKELGKSNEADDSNVFLLDRFQMVLEDLIFLRSFLENIKDQRYHNGKLQAFWSHIKAREIQNGQTQRVNKTSIQIPTQLTAATHNEDLVDLDDAVETITHRLTRGSKQLDVVPIVGMPGLGKTTLATKVYTAPSVRSHFHVCGWCVVSQTYSTRILLVQLLCSIFSKSPDEFLKMGENALTLQLKQVLLRTRYLLVLDDLWDVEAWNLLEKLLPNDVNGSRILFTSRFQNLSLQSKPDIKPYHLRQLTAEESWALLQKKLFDKESCPPTLSEVGSQIAKSCRGLPLTIVLAAGILANTAQDCWEDVAKCLSSSVLDNEYCMKTLELSYGHLPDYLKPCLLYFGSFKEDEVINVRRLLWRWISEGFVQQTEGKSLEEVAYDHLMSLINRSLVLVSRQRTRGGVQACQIHDLVHEFCVEKANEESFLHIIDSQKDPFSLTGPSNHHRVYVHNTRELKIWELMLIFPNLRSLLLFGDNYWEPKEEDLGILLPKLLRVLDLGDLKFYESFPMEVLLLVRLRHLALCKTRSIPSAIDNLSRLETLTVNGPYLEIVLPDTIWNIKTLSNLSIEPHGTKNYTHGFIFRVGNLEVYPDLDHLNTLNLAIDSSSKSLQKLLTKLPSIRRLKCAGRLNPCKATKNCDEILQFDCLSQLESLRLIRLRGYGFKFPLNLKKLVLSWMSQPWTEISKIGKLPNLEVLKLLNYSFDGEEWVVKGSSLTSESWNC